One Drosophila santomea strain STO CAGO 1482 chromosome X, Prin_Dsan_1.1, whole genome shotgun sequence DNA segment encodes these proteins:
- the LOC120455491 gene encoding uncharacterized protein LOC120455491 isoform X1, translated as MLDCTHHQIGIHEMRQQCGSVYTWNCAGELYGIECSLCEERPLCAFSEFPEHMDVWHSDWQASEVEDHDNTSTEAIPEDELMQEVLAEQRSNGEDNELKQQLVQQLNAVEEAAYLRNPRELLVVTEGPGEPVKNVFNRPKKFEPFIQTPIKVAEIRKELNERPSVPDSTMQEVSHVVEGQRLTTHHVHRLIDLYRSEPRLWNQTHEQFHNMELCRDSWRRITNAWSAYCGRSFSVTDVRIRVSTLCQRFLKQRERLEADGELEDVAKFAHFDQLSFLCEQQSLLKRQRHYARENSRLLEFYEHYPVLWHNAHKRVRCAKTVRQRHDALLGLQMALRLSGICLSPVVIQRRLQSLRKRYRLEKISYLQSVVEGKQDEFVSEFEHYAEMEFLHKHIDPYVCAVCGKIFENLVGHQTHVQSSCEVIKMVKAKEPLMDTQLMENSFGNRLCTIGVKYRRVPSLAEACAAAHLEDSNDLDTSINIIDNDLAEERLPLRLTIPEAQDLIRLYRSHVCLWDPNHLDYHSRKQRRLAWQTITEKLKSKAGQRLSWQTLHRKITDFTKYYRKERQRKFKEKDINSNWNLFDEFHFLDDVLPISSEIQKNGKQRDSNLKIITVYQGYAQLWCTDHPDYTKRRQRQRHLESLCTRLQEECNLQMTLERLKSRLIEFRCQYRHCKEARMAAENKSEPWTPNYEFYEPLRFLELHVAPFQCPRCPDSFKRRTDYLQHERKVHGDSEKSLDGDFYYLRRRKNRKLNEEDDLQQDQNLAHICHICGLKFSQRNSLLAHLRRHLGQRTHVCTDCPKKFFSSTALRVHQRSHTKELPYVCEHCARGFVNASKLNQHVKRHRNQRDFSCHRCDKAFYTAHERDRHLRAHLNIRDKVCPYCSRAFVVGSAYYAHLNLHRSEKRYACEACGKRFAQYSGLYKHRRRCLPAEVMEE; from the exons atgttgg aTTGCACTCACCACCAAATTGGAATTCATGAGATGCGACAGCAGTGTGGCAGCGTTTACACCTGGAATTGCGCCGGGGAGCTCTATGGCATTGAATGCTCTCTGTGCGAGGAGCGGCCATTATGCGCGTTCTCCGAATTCCCGGAGCACATGGACGTGTGGCACTCCGACTGGCAGGCTTCTGAAGTTGAGGACCATGACAATACTTCAACTGAAGCCATTCCTGAGGATGAGCTCATGCAGGAGGTGCTAGCTGAGCAGCGTTCTAATGGCGAGGATAATGAACTTAAGCAACAACTTGTGCAGCAATTAAATGCCGTTGAGGAGGCGGCGTATTTGCGTAATCCCAGAGAACTATTGGTAGTTACGGAAGGACCCGGAGAACCtgtcaaaaatgtttttaacaGACCAAAAAAATTTGAACCATTTATTCAAACACCCATAAAGGTTGCAGAGATCAGAAAAGAACTTAACGAGCGGCCATCAGTTCCAGATTCTACAATGCAG GAGGTATCACACGTTGTAGAGGGCCAACGCCTCACTACCCACCATGTACACCGCCTGATCGATTTGTACCGCTCGGAGCCTCGTCTGTGGAACCAGACGCATGAGCAATTCCACAACATGGAGCTCTGCCGCGACTCCTGGCGTCGGATAACGAATGCCTGGAGTGCTTATTGCGGCCGAAGCTTCAGCGTGACGGACGTTCGGATCCGCGTCTCGACGCTGTGTCAAAGATTTCTAAAGCAAAGAGAGCGTTTGGAGGCGGACGGTGAATTAGAAGATGTCGCCAAGTTTGCGCATTTTGACCAATTGAGCTTTCTGTGCGAGCAACAATCTTTATTGAAACGGCAACGTCACTATGCCCGAGAGAATAGCCGTCTGCTGGAGTTCTACGAGCACTATCCGGTCCTATGGCACAATGCACACAAGCGGGTCCGATGTGCGAAGACCGTACGTCAGCGGCATGACGCTCTTCTGGGTCTCCAGATGGCATTGCGACTTTCGGGAATTTGCCTGTCGCCCGTGGTTATCCAGCGACGGTTGCAATCGCTGCGAAAGCGATATCGGCTGGAAAAGATAAGCTATCTGCAAAGTGTGGTGGAGGGAAAGCAGGATGAGTTTGTATCGGAATTCGAGCACTACGCAGAAATGGAGTTCCTGCACAAGCACATCGACCCTtatgtgtgtgctgtgtgtggAAAAATTTTTGAGAACCTGGTAGGTCACCAGACCCATGTCCAGAGCAGCTGTGAGGTGATAAAAATGGTTAAAGCTAAGGAACCCCTTATGGACACTCAGTTAATGGAAAATTCTTTTGGGAATAGGTTGTGTACCATAGGTGTTAAATATCGCCGTGTGCCAAGCCTGGCGGAGGCCTGTGCGGCTGCACATTTGGAAGATTCAAACGATCTAGATACCTCTATAAACATCATTGATAATGATCTAGCAGAGGAGAGACTTCCACTTCGTTTGACTATTCCAGAAGCTCAAGACCTAATTCGCCTGTATCGATCTCATGTGTGTCTCTGGGATCCGAATCACCTGGACTACCACTCCCGCAAACAGCGTAGACTGGCCTGGCAAACCATAACGGAGAAGCTGAAGTCTAAGGCCGGGCAGCGCCTCTCCTGGCAAACGTTACACCGCAAAATCACTGATTTCACCAAGTACTACCGCAAAGAGAGACAAAGGAAATTCAAGGAAAAGGACATTAATTCAAATTGGAATCTGTTTGATGAGTTTCACTTCCTGGATGATGTACTGCCCATCAGCAGCGAGATTCAGAAGAACGGGAAACAACGGGATAGCAACCTGAAGATCATCACCGTTTATCAGGGCTATGCGCAGCTCTGGTGCACAGATCACCCGGATTATACAAAGCGTCGGCAGCGTCAGAGGCACCTGGAATCCTTGTGCACTAGACTGCAGGAGGAGTGCAATCTGCAGATGACGTTGGAGCGTTTAAAGAGTCGGCTCATAGAATTTCGCTGCCAGTATCGCCACTGCAAGGAGGCCCGAATGGCAGCCGAGAACAAATCGGAACCGTGGACCCCTAACTATGAATTCTATGAACCGCTGCGTTTCCTGGAGCTGCATGTTGCGCCCTTTCAGTGTCCCAGGTGTCCAGATTCCTTCAAACGACGAACGGATTACCTACAGCACGAGCGGAAAGTCCATGGCGATTCTGAAAAGTCCTTGGACGGCGATTTTTACTACTTGCGGCGACGTAAAAACAGGAAACTAAACGAGGAGGATGATCTGCAGCAGGATCAGAACCTGGCCCATATATGCCATATTTGTGGACTAAAGTTTTCGCAAAGGAACAGCCTATTAGCGCATCTCCGTCGACATTTGGGCCAAAGAACCCACGTTTGTACTGACTGCCCTAAGAAGTTTTTTAGCTCGACGGCTTTGCGGGTCCATCAGAGGAGTCACACCAAGGAACTGCCCTACGTGTGTGAGCATTGCGCCCGAGGATTCGTGAATGCCAGCAAGTTAAATCAGCATGTCAAGCGACACAGAAACCAGCGGGACTTTTCATGCCATAGATGCGACAAGGCGTTTTATACCGCCCACGAGAGGGACCGTCACTTGCGTGCTCATCTAAATATTCGGGACAAGGTGTGTCCATACTGTTCACGGGCATTTGTTGTGGGCAGTGCCTACTACGCCCATCTAAACCTCCATCGCTCCGAGAAGCGCTACGCATGCGAAGCCTGCGGCAAGAGGTTCGCCCAATATTCTGGACTATACAAACACCGTAGGCGATGCCTACCAGCTGAAGTTATGGAGGAGTGA
- the LOC120455491 gene encoding uncharacterized protein LOC120455491 isoform X2, which translates to MRQQCGSVYTWNCAGELYGIECSLCEERPLCAFSEFPEHMDVWHSDWQASEVEDHDNTSTEAIPEDELMQEVLAEQRSNGEDNELKQQLVQQLNAVEEAAYLRNPRELLVVTEGPGEPVKNVFNRPKKFEPFIQTPIKVAEIRKELNERPSVPDSTMQEVSHVVEGQRLTTHHVHRLIDLYRSEPRLWNQTHEQFHNMELCRDSWRRITNAWSAYCGRSFSVTDVRIRVSTLCQRFLKQRERLEADGELEDVAKFAHFDQLSFLCEQQSLLKRQRHYARENSRLLEFYEHYPVLWHNAHKRVRCAKTVRQRHDALLGLQMALRLSGICLSPVVIQRRLQSLRKRYRLEKISYLQSVVEGKQDEFVSEFEHYAEMEFLHKHIDPYVCAVCGKIFENLVGHQTHVQSSCEVIKMVKAKEPLMDTQLMENSFGNRLCTIGVKYRRVPSLAEACAAAHLEDSNDLDTSINIIDNDLAEERLPLRLTIPEAQDLIRLYRSHVCLWDPNHLDYHSRKQRRLAWQTITEKLKSKAGQRLSWQTLHRKITDFTKYYRKERQRKFKEKDINSNWNLFDEFHFLDDVLPISSEIQKNGKQRDSNLKIITVYQGYAQLWCTDHPDYTKRRQRQRHLESLCTRLQEECNLQMTLERLKSRLIEFRCQYRHCKEARMAAENKSEPWTPNYEFYEPLRFLELHVAPFQCPRCPDSFKRRTDYLQHERKVHGDSEKSLDGDFYYLRRRKNRKLNEEDDLQQDQNLAHICHICGLKFSQRNSLLAHLRRHLGQRTHVCTDCPKKFFSSTALRVHQRSHTKELPYVCEHCARGFVNASKLNQHVKRHRNQRDFSCHRCDKAFYTAHERDRHLRAHLNIRDKVCPYCSRAFVVGSAYYAHLNLHRSEKRYACEACGKRFAQYSGLYKHRRRCLPAEVMEE; encoded by the exons ATGCGACAGCAGTGTGGCAGCGTTTACACCTGGAATTGCGCCGGGGAGCTCTATGGCATTGAATGCTCTCTGTGCGAGGAGCGGCCATTATGCGCGTTCTCCGAATTCCCGGAGCACATGGACGTGTGGCACTCCGACTGGCAGGCTTCTGAAGTTGAGGACCATGACAATACTTCAACTGAAGCCATTCCTGAGGATGAGCTCATGCAGGAGGTGCTAGCTGAGCAGCGTTCTAATGGCGAGGATAATGAACTTAAGCAACAACTTGTGCAGCAATTAAATGCCGTTGAGGAGGCGGCGTATTTGCGTAATCCCAGAGAACTATTGGTAGTTACGGAAGGACCCGGAGAACCtgtcaaaaatgtttttaacaGACCAAAAAAATTTGAACCATTTATTCAAACACCCATAAAGGTTGCAGAGATCAGAAAAGAACTTAACGAGCGGCCATCAGTTCCAGATTCTACAATGCAG GAGGTATCACACGTTGTAGAGGGCCAACGCCTCACTACCCACCATGTACACCGCCTGATCGATTTGTACCGCTCGGAGCCTCGTCTGTGGAACCAGACGCATGAGCAATTCCACAACATGGAGCTCTGCCGCGACTCCTGGCGTCGGATAACGAATGCCTGGAGTGCTTATTGCGGCCGAAGCTTCAGCGTGACGGACGTTCGGATCCGCGTCTCGACGCTGTGTCAAAGATTTCTAAAGCAAAGAGAGCGTTTGGAGGCGGACGGTGAATTAGAAGATGTCGCCAAGTTTGCGCATTTTGACCAATTGAGCTTTCTGTGCGAGCAACAATCTTTATTGAAACGGCAACGTCACTATGCCCGAGAGAATAGCCGTCTGCTGGAGTTCTACGAGCACTATCCGGTCCTATGGCACAATGCACACAAGCGGGTCCGATGTGCGAAGACCGTACGTCAGCGGCATGACGCTCTTCTGGGTCTCCAGATGGCATTGCGACTTTCGGGAATTTGCCTGTCGCCCGTGGTTATCCAGCGACGGTTGCAATCGCTGCGAAAGCGATATCGGCTGGAAAAGATAAGCTATCTGCAAAGTGTGGTGGAGGGAAAGCAGGATGAGTTTGTATCGGAATTCGAGCACTACGCAGAAATGGAGTTCCTGCACAAGCACATCGACCCTtatgtgtgtgctgtgtgtggAAAAATTTTTGAGAACCTGGTAGGTCACCAGACCCATGTCCAGAGCAGCTGTGAGGTGATAAAAATGGTTAAAGCTAAGGAACCCCTTATGGACACTCAGTTAATGGAAAATTCTTTTGGGAATAGGTTGTGTACCATAGGTGTTAAATATCGCCGTGTGCCAAGCCTGGCGGAGGCCTGTGCGGCTGCACATTTGGAAGATTCAAACGATCTAGATACCTCTATAAACATCATTGATAATGATCTAGCAGAGGAGAGACTTCCACTTCGTTTGACTATTCCAGAAGCTCAAGACCTAATTCGCCTGTATCGATCTCATGTGTGTCTCTGGGATCCGAATCACCTGGACTACCACTCCCGCAAACAGCGTAGACTGGCCTGGCAAACCATAACGGAGAAGCTGAAGTCTAAGGCCGGGCAGCGCCTCTCCTGGCAAACGTTACACCGCAAAATCACTGATTTCACCAAGTACTACCGCAAAGAGAGACAAAGGAAATTCAAGGAAAAGGACATTAATTCAAATTGGAATCTGTTTGATGAGTTTCACTTCCTGGATGATGTACTGCCCATCAGCAGCGAGATTCAGAAGAACGGGAAACAACGGGATAGCAACCTGAAGATCATCACCGTTTATCAGGGCTATGCGCAGCTCTGGTGCACAGATCACCCGGATTATACAAAGCGTCGGCAGCGTCAGAGGCACCTGGAATCCTTGTGCACTAGACTGCAGGAGGAGTGCAATCTGCAGATGACGTTGGAGCGTTTAAAGAGTCGGCTCATAGAATTTCGCTGCCAGTATCGCCACTGCAAGGAGGCCCGAATGGCAGCCGAGAACAAATCGGAACCGTGGACCCCTAACTATGAATTCTATGAACCGCTGCGTTTCCTGGAGCTGCATGTTGCGCCCTTTCAGTGTCCCAGGTGTCCAGATTCCTTCAAACGACGAACGGATTACCTACAGCACGAGCGGAAAGTCCATGGCGATTCTGAAAAGTCCTTGGACGGCGATTTTTACTACTTGCGGCGACGTAAAAACAGGAAACTAAACGAGGAGGATGATCTGCAGCAGGATCAGAACCTGGCCCATATATGCCATATTTGTGGACTAAAGTTTTCGCAAAGGAACAGCCTATTAGCGCATCTCCGTCGACATTTGGGCCAAAGAACCCACGTTTGTACTGACTGCCCTAAGAAGTTTTTTAGCTCGACGGCTTTGCGGGTCCATCAGAGGAGTCACACCAAGGAACTGCCCTACGTGTGTGAGCATTGCGCCCGAGGATTCGTGAATGCCAGCAAGTTAAATCAGCATGTCAAGCGACACAGAAACCAGCGGGACTTTTCATGCCATAGATGCGACAAGGCGTTTTATACCGCCCACGAGAGGGACCGTCACTTGCGTGCTCATCTAAATATTCGGGACAAGGTGTGTCCATACTGTTCACGGGCATTTGTTGTGGGCAGTGCCTACTACGCCCATCTAAACCTCCATCGCTCCGAGAAGCGCTACGCATGCGAAGCCTGCGGCAAGAGGTTCGCCCAATATTCTGGACTATACAAACACCGTAGGCGATGCCTACCAGCTGAAGTTATGGAGGAGTGA
- the LOC120456744 gene encoding AT-rich binding protein — translation MGFPRILSKNNKIYTKLGEFCLSGDSFWIVCHTCQEELQTQDQFWKHIQDEHNFLHGVAKEHSRTSSYCLTDVEAAAAAATPGSSSQQGATAVSVPLALYTCSTKYSDEEQREVELHEQQVQVQQQVHQQVQQQQAQQQQQQQSQQQHAHQQHQVQQQQQAHQQLQQQRDVAKELAELHANAVAAAAAAATVVSTGEGTSRSNSAIDIKIEPSSLTLTPEMQAAAAAGGTIYHLPQLVPPPVPPPPPSSGFVSVSASTSTSNTVSTTPPNVLQQQQQLNMSIAPSTAMAAAMLAASQEQLPKDSNSTTASAGSAVSSDDGERWYVCDYETCGLKFKYKSRMELHRVVHSKERRFNCELCSASFKQSCNLSTHRKKKHALRGIKSEILPQRF, via the exons ATGGGTTTTCCGCGCATtctcagcaaaaacaataagaTCTACACCAAGCTGGGCGAGTTCTGTTTGTCAGGGGATAGCTTCTGGATTGTTTGTCACACGTGCCAAGAGGAGCTGCAGACGCAGGATCAGTTCTGGAAGCACATACAAGATGAGCACAATTTCTTGCACGGGGTGGCCAAG GAGCACAGTCGTACATCCAGCTACTGCTTAACGGATGTGGAGGctgcggcggcagcagcaacgccAGGAAGCAGCTCCCAGCAAGGCGCCACGGCGGTCAGTGTACCACTGGCCCTTTACACCTGCTCCACCAAGTACTCTGACGAGGAGCAGCGGGAGGTGGAGCTGCACGAGCAGCAGGTTCAAGTTCAACAGCAGGTGCATCAGCAAgtacagcaacagcaagcgcagcaacaacaacaacagcagtctcagcagcagcacgcgCATCAGCAACACCAGgttcaacagcaacagcaggccCACCAGCAGCTCCAACAGCAGCGGGATGTAGCCAAAGAGCTGGCGGAACTCCATGCCAATGCAGTggctgccgctgcagctgccgcaACTGTGGTATCCACTGGCGAGGGAACTTCCCGAAGCAACAGTGCCATCGACATCAAAATAGAGCCCAGCAGTCTGACACTAACCCCAGAAATGCaggctgctgcagcagctggcgGGACCATTTACCATCTGCCACAGCTAGTGCCGCCACCTGTACCGCCTCCGCCGCCCTCGTCCGGGTTTGTAAGCGTCAGCGCCAGTACCAGCACCTCCAATACGGTCAGCACCACGCCACCCAATGTgctacagcagcaacagcaactaaATATGTCTATCGCTCCCTCGACGGCTATGGCCGCCGCTATGCTGGCTGCCAGTCAGGAACAGCTGCCCAAGGACTCTAACAGCACGACGGCCAGCGCCGGGAGTGCTGTCTCTTCAGATGACGGAGAACGCTGGTACGTTTGCGACTACGAGACTTGTGGTTTGAAGTTTAAATATAAGTCTAGGATGGAGCTGCATCGGGTAGTTCACAGCAAGGAGCGCCGGTTCAATTGCGAACTTTGCAGTGCCTCCTTCAAGCAGTCATGCAACCTCTCCACGCATCGGAAAAAAAAGCACGCGCTGAGAGGCATCAAAAGCGAGATATTGCCACAGCGCTTTTAA
- the LOC120455492 gene encoding protein suppressor of forked — MSSARDLIKIDIEWGMERLVRAQQVVELRPFDIESWSVMIREAQTRPIHEVRSLYESLVNVFPTTARYWKLYIEMEMRSRYYERVEKLFQRCLVKILNIDLWKLYLTYVKETKSGLSTHKEKMAQAYDFALEKIGMDLHSFSIWQDYIYFLRGVEAVGNYAENQKITAVRRVYQKAVVTPIVGIEQLWKDYIAFEQNINPIISEKMSLERSKDYMNARRVAKELEYHTKGLNRNLPAVPPTLTKEEVKQVELWKRFITYEKSNPLRTEDTALVTRRVMFATEQCLLVLTHHPAVWHQASQFLDTSARVLTEKGDVQAAKIFADECANILERSINGVLNRNALLYFAYADFEEGRLKYEKVHSMYNKLLQLPDIDPTLVYVQYMKFARRAEGIKSARSIFKKAREDVRSRYHIFVAAALMEYYCSKDKEIAFRIFELGLKRFGGSPEYVMCYIDYLSHLNEDNNTRVLFERVLSSGGLSPHKSVEVWNRFLEFESNIGDLSSIVKVERRRSAVFENLKEYEGKETAQLVDRYKFLDLYPCTSTELKSIGYAENVGIILNKVGGGVQSQSAGEVDTDSEAAPPLPRPDFSQMIPFKARPCAHPGAHPLAGGVFPQPPALAALCATLPPPNSFRGPFVSVELLFDIFMRLNLPDSAPQPNGDNELSPKIFDLAKSVHWIVDTSTYTGVQHSVTAIPPRRRRLLPGGDDSDDELQTAVPPTHDIYRLRQLKRFAKSN, encoded by the exons ATGTCGTCGGCTAGGGACCTTATCAAAATCGACATA GAATGGGGTATGGAGCGCCTGGTGCGGGCTCAGCAAGTGGTGGAGTTGCGGCCCTTTGACATCGAGTCCTGGAGCGTCATGATCCGCGAGGCTCAAACACGGCCAATCCACGAAGTGCGCAGCCTTTACGAGTCGCTAGTTAATGTGTTCCCGACGACCGCTCGTTACTGGAAACTGTACATTGAGATGGAGATGCGCAGCCGGTACTACGAACGCGTGGAGAAACTTTTTCAGCGCTGCCTAGTCAAGATTTTGAACATAGACCTCTGGAAGCTCTATCTTACCTACGTAAAGGAAACCAAGTCGGGTCTCAGCACTCACAA AGAAAAAATGGCCCAGGCTTATGATTTTGCACTGGAGAAAATCGGTATGGATCTACACTCGTTCAGCATTTGGCAGGATTACATATACTTTCTGCGTGGCGTTGAAGCAGTGGGCAACTATGCTGAGAACCAGAAGATCACAGCCGTACGCCGCGTCTATCAAAAGGCGGTAGTCACACCCATCGTGGGCATCGAGCAGTTGTGGAAAGATTATATCGCCTTCGAGCAAAACATAAACCCTATAATATCGGAGAAAATGAGTCTGGAGCGATCAAA GGATTACATGAACGCCCGCCGTGTTGCCAAAGAGTTGGAATACCACACAAAGGGTCTTAATCGCAACCTGCCAGCCGTCCCACCCACGCTCACAAAGGAGGAGGTGAAGCAAGTGGAGCTGTGGAAGCGCTTTATCACGTACGAGAAGTCGAATCCGTTGCGCACTGAAGACACGGCCTTAGTCACCCGTCGCGTCATGTTCGCCACGGAACAATGTTTGCTGGTGCTCACCCACCATCCGGCAGTGTGGCACCAGGCCTCCCAATTTCTGGACACCAGTGCTCGCGTGCTCACCGAGAAAGGC GACGTCCAGGCGGCTAAGATTTTTGCGGACGAGTGCGCTAATATACTGGAGAGGTCTATAAACGGCGTGTTAAACCGGAATGCGTTGCTATATTTTGCCTATGCGGACTTTGAAGAAGGACGGCTAAAGTACGAGAAGGTGCACTCCATGTACAACAAGCTGTTACAGTTGCCAGACATTGATCCCACATTG GTTTATGTTCAGTACATGAAGTTCGCCCGTCGTGCTGAGGGGATCAAGTCGGCCCGTAGCATTTTTAAGAAAGCTCGGGAGGACGTACGGTCGCGTTATCACATTTTTGTGGCCGCTGCTCTAATGGAGTACTATTGCTCCAAGGACAAGGAAATCGCGTTCCGCATCTTCGAGCTGGGACTTAAGCGTTTTGGTGGCAGTCCAGAGTACGTAATGTGCTACATTGACTACCTGTCCCATCTGAACGAGGACAATAATACGCGGGTCCTGTTCGAACGGGTACTTAGTTCTGGCGGTTTGTCGCCGCACAAGAGTGTTGAGGTTTGGAATCGCTTCCTCGAGTTCGAGTCTAATATTGGGGATCTTTCCAGCATCGTTAAGGTCGAACGTCGCCGTAGTGCCGTATTCGAGAAC cttaAAGAGTATGAGGGTAAGGAGACCGCCCAGCTGGTTGATCGCTACAAATTTCTGGACCTATACCCATGCACCAGCACCGAGCTGAAGTCCATAGGGTATGCTGAG AATGTGGGAATTATACTGAACAAGGTGGGTGGTGGAGTTCAAAGCCAAAGCGCCGGAGAAGTCGACACAGATAGCGAGGCTGCGCCGCCGTTGCCACGTCCGGATTTTTCCCAGATGATTCCATTCAAGGCGCGTCCGTGCGCTCATCCTGGTGCCCATCCACTTGCAGGCGGTGTATTTCCGCAACCGCCAGCTCTGGCCGCCTTGTGCGCTACCCTGCCTCCACCGAACTCCTTCCGCGGACCCTTCGTCAGCGTAGAGCTACTCTTTGACATCTTCATGCGCCTCAATCTTCCGGACT CTGCACCCCAACCGAATGGAGACAACGAATTGTCGCCTAAGATCTTCGATCTGGCCAAGTCGGTTCACTGGATCGTGGACACAAGTACGTATACGGGAGTGCAGCACAGTGTTACGGCAATTCCTCCGCGGCGGCGACGACTGCTGCCTGGGGGCGATGACAGTGACGACGAGTTGCAGACCGCTGTGCCGCCCACCCACGATATATATCGCTTGCGGCAGCTAAAGCGTTTTGCCAAGTCCAATTAA